The region AAGAAGTGTTAGCTGAGCTCGCTAACCTGCAGAGAAGGGCATGAAGGCATCTCTCATGAGAAACTTCCCATCTTTGTCCAGGAAATGGGCAGGATTAAAGGTGTGTGGGCTCTCCCACTCACTTTCATCCCACAGAACAGATGTCAAAAGTGGAATCACAGCTGTCCCCTTGAAGGAGACAGTTTATTAGTGCTAACGATGTTTTAAAGAGCAGTACGAGCTGCTATCTTTAAAAAGCTTTCTAGAATCAAGCATGCAGTTGCATCTTGTTTCATTATTCTGCGTTAACTGGAAGACCTGTTTTAATCAGTCGAATGTTTACCTTTCTTATAAAATAGCCCTGAAAAGTCAGATCTGTGCTGGTGATGTGAGGAATAGAGGTGGGAAGGATATTAGCCAGTCTCTGTGTCTCATGAATGACAGCGTCAGTGAAGGGCAGGTTCATCCTGTCCTCTGCCTTTACCTGACGGGTCCCAATCACCCTACTCAGCTCCGCCTGGACCTGATCTGGGaattagaaaataatagaaGACACAGTGGtttaaaatcaaagcagcagtaAAGCATATTGTTCTTTCCAATTCTGTAGAAAGACTAACATAATAGCTTTTTACTAAACTCCCACAGAAACGAGTCATTTGAGTGAAAACTATAACAGCAGATTGAAATGGCTATATCACAGAACTTTGCACAAGCTAGATCAAATCCCTCTCAATGACATTGGTTGATTTATAGTacttatactatactatattatatgtAGGTCAAATCTaaaggaaaataagtatttttttcttatttatatctGAAGTACCCTTGGTGCATACAGTTTCAATGGGGTTCTTTTCCCAGGTGTATTTACCTTTAAATGAGGAATACCATGGACAGAACGAATTGAGCCTGTAATTTAATCTTAGGTTTATTGTAGTTTAAAGTTACTGTTTGGGAGTTAAAACTAATTATTCTGGGTTGCAGCAGTCAGGATACCCTAAAGGtggggttggtaatcttgagaaactggCAAGAGTACAAGTATTAAtccttttccaatgaaagtagctggCAGCACTAGATCCAAAAGTTGGTAAATCTTGACAGTAGCCAAGTCGGCGACATTGACAGCCAGTCCCTTCAGGCAGATTTTTCACTGCAACAGAAGTGGatttcattacaataaatggaacaaatacaatatgaaaattgtatttgtatggTCATAGGCTCCCTATGTCCCCGGCTCATGTAGATCCAAACACTTCATGTTTAAATCCTTTGCTGCATGTTGTTCCGTCTGTTCTTTTCCTCTATCTTTGACTGCATCAAATTAAGGTAAAAAAGCCCCAAAagtaatctaaaaaaacaaatatttcaacttCAACTGCTATGTTGAGTACTCCAGTAGGGTACTGCATCTAAATGCAACAGGTCTAAGCACATGACTTACCTTGTATTTGAGGATATTTGGCCATGAGCAACAGACCCCATCTCAGTGTAGTTGCTGTCGTATCAGTACCAGCCGAAAAGAGGTTGCCAACAGTTGTCATAAGGTTCTCTATGTTGTAGTATGAGTCTGTAATCCCTAAATTCTTTTTAACAGGtgaaagaataaatgtgtttaaacttACTTAATTTTAAAACGAGCTCTAAACATTTAATAGACATAgaatggttttgttttatgaatttatGTTAAGCATCAATTAAGTCATTacaaaaacccagaaatgaatGATTATAGATTTAACTCATGTATGATGATATCACACTTGATTTTATTACCTCTAGATTCTGTTTGTGTGCCAGAAATGAGTCCACAAATCCTCTGCAAATCTGATCATTCAAGGTTTCTTGTAAACGTCCAATCAGctgctttatttgtttctgGTTTTCAGCAACATTCTTCCTAAGGCGCATCCTGTTTCTCACCCATTGAAATATCCAGGGGTAAATATTGTACAACTGTTTGAATTGAATGGAGAATAACGTTCAACATGTAATTATCTGTATAACACAAAGGCACAATAGAAGGTCAATATGCATGACCACGGCCCCATGAGTCTTTAATTCTCACTATAAACCACAATACGTACATCTCATGGTTGATTTAATGAAAGACAAAGTGGTACCTGTACTGAAGGAGAGCCAATCAGTCGAATGCTGTCATTGGCTCGGTCTACCATACTTGTAAATTCTGCATCACTGTAATCAAATCTGCTGCCATAGACAATTGAACAGATGATGTTGGAAACTGCATAGTTTATTGACTGGGTAAAACTGAAGGGTTTacctaaaataaacaaacaaaaataatggtcataacaacaaacaatatagaatcctgatatataaataatacaatacaggAGAAGCGTTACCGTCATGCCTTTCGAACACTTTGATCAGATACTGAGTCTCCTCAAtgattttctcctctgctgcattTCTGCCCATCCCAAAGTCTCTCAGGTTGCTCAGAGCAAAACGCCTCATCTCTTTCCATACTTCCCCATTGGCAAATATGATTCCTCTACCTAAAGTGAAATCAAGTACCATCAAGTGTGTCAAATTTTCTTTGAACTGTTTAAAAACCGGATTACgatattttcagcaaaatgtCAGCAAGAAGTTGAATGATGACTAAACgaaacctttatttttctcaggGAAACTCTGCTATGCAGAGCAAAAGAACGTCAACAACCATACATGGCAGCACATTAGAACATAAACACATcataaaatacatcataaaaGGCATTACTGGGGAAATCAATTAAGGACATCAgatacatgttaaaaaaagtgcaAAGTTCAGACCATGTTATCAAAGCTTGTCAAGCAGCTGAATGCTGCGTGGGACAAAGCAGACTGCTCCTCAAGGTGCTGCTTTCTACACCTGCACCATAAAGAGTGTAATGACAGGCAGGATCACTGCCTGGTTCAGGAATAGCACCAAGAGGGACCACCTGGCCCGTAGACCATCAGATGTCAACTCTCAGCCGTACAAGATATTTAAAAGGTGCAGGATGAGGGCTGAGAGAATTATACGTCTTCAATCACCCCAACAAGTGAATCTTCCTTCTGCTATGGCTGCCTGAAGGCCAAAGTGGAATTGGAGTTTCTTCTCTTAGGTGTGCCCTACATCAGTATAAACTATTTTTGCATTCTTTACTCAACAAATGTTTAGCTAAAAGCACAATGCCATCTTGATAAACTTGTACTATGAGTGGTTTTCACTGAAATCTGCTGCTTCATACTTACTATGTGAACCATTTAAGTCAATGCCTGATGGAAAGATGTGTCTCTCTCCAAACTCCACAGCATAGTTGATCAGTGCCTGCCTCACGGTCTTGTATCCTGCCAGGATAACCACTTTCTGGGGTCCAAAATACACTGTGAACACAGATCCATATTTCTTGGAAAgctatgaaacaaaacacaaaagtgatCATTACAACTCTTGAAAAAAAAGCCAGGATATTGTcttgttaatatattttacagccTTAGTGGTATTGAAATAATCACTCTTTATTCCAAACACAGATAACCACAGTAGACAGGAACGCATCTCTAGATCAGTTTCATATGCACTTATTCCAGTACTGCCTCACAAATAACTGTTGTGTCTCTCATGCTTTTAGGTAGGGATGCACTGATCTAACTTTTTCAGTCCCGATACAAATAGTGATACCTGCGTGTGTGGAAAAGACTGTGGATCGTTCtctatgtgtaaggcaacatttGGTTTGACTTAAAAACCTTACTTTTTTTACCTttgtaaactaaatataacaaataaatacaaagatattaatgtgaataattgttatttaataaaataatggtaCCCTTTAcctgatcagccaattgtcaCCAATACCTGATCCAGTATCGGACCAATATCTGATATCAGTATCGGTATATCTCTACTTTTAGGTTGATAGCGGTCCTATTTACCAATGTGTTATAAATCAACAGTTACTGGTAAATCATTGTTTTAATCAGTTTCAAATTAGAATGTCTGTCTGAATTATACAGTTTTAATTCATGTTGAAAGGGaatcaaaaaacatgaaaataacagGTAATTCCTTCATTTAAACAGCagtgtatatacagtacgtGTCTAATTTAGTATCACTTACTTACCTCATACAGCGTAGGTGGGTTGACTTAAGATTCATCTGCAGTAAATTGCCAAACACAGGCAGTGGTCTTAGTCCTGGAGGCTCATTTATCTGACAGTCAAAGTTGGGAAAAATACATACAAG is a window of Anoplopoma fimbria isolate UVic2021 breed Golden Eagle Sablefish unplaced genomic scaffold, Afim_UVic_2022 Un_contig_9351_pilon_pilon, whole genome shotgun sequence DNA encoding:
- the LOC129116972 gene encoding cytochrome P450 2K1-like — protein: NPPTLYELSKKYGSVFTVYFGPQKVVILAGYKTVRQALINYAVEFGERHIFPSGIDLNGSHSRGIIFANGEVWKEMRRFALSNLRDFGMGRNAAEEKIIEETQYLIKVFERHDGKPFSFTQSINYAVSNIICSIVYGSRFDYSDAEFTSMVDRANDSIRLIGSPSVQLYNIYPWIFQWVRNRMRLRKNVAENQKQIKQLIGRLQETLNDQICRGFVDSFLAHKQNLENLGITDSYYNIENLMTTVGNLFSAGTDTTATTLRWGLLLMAKYPQIQDQVQAELSRVIGTRQVKAEDRMNLPFTDAVIHETQRLANILPTSIPHITSTDLTFQGYFIRKGTAVIPLLTSVLWDESEWESPHTFNPAHFLDKDGKFLMRDAFMPFSAGRRACPGESLAKMELFLFFTSLLQRFRFTPPPGVTEDELDLTPAVGFTIGPTPHELCAVSREAFQN